Proteins from a single region of Paenibacillus sp. BIHB 4019:
- a CDS encoding LLM class flavin-dependent oxidoreductase produces MVFCWMLPQGDLQQITEQARAAEGYGFDSVLLINANEYMDPWLAAAYLAERTGKLRFLIAQNTSYILPTAAAKALSTLNLLTGGRADINVVTGSSAIEMGRMTKALSHEQRYERTKEFVELFHRLQEGGTVHFRGSWFEVNQGELYPKPPARGSVFISGSSPEAMRIAAASGHHYLTYGHDYPVVSKRLETFRGYIPKASLHRPKCGIMIDIIARETTESAWSAAERFLGGASALEKRTNRLFRNNCDAAGIQSYKAHYADPMAKVSEHLWAGLVQLNTSNGFSIVGSYEEVRQSIRKFQQLGVDYFILSGLAGPDEQLRIGEYILPYVRGNGEPKGLSPAVKEATANGNGNYA; encoded by the coding sequence ATGGTTTTTTGCTGGATGCTTCCGCAGGGTGACCTTCAGCAGATAACGGAGCAGGCTAGAGCCGCCGAAGGGTATGGCTTTGATTCCGTATTGTTGATCAACGCGAACGAATATATGGACCCATGGCTGGCTGCCGCGTATTTGGCCGAGCGGACCGGGAAGCTGCGATTTCTGATCGCGCAAAATACGAGCTATATTCTGCCGACGGCAGCAGCAAAAGCGCTAAGCACATTAAACCTGCTAACTGGCGGCCGAGCAGATATAAATGTAGTAACCGGCAGCTCGGCCATTGAGATGGGGCGCATGACGAAAGCGCTTAGCCATGAGCAGCGCTATGAGCGGACGAAGGAATTTGTAGAGCTGTTTCACCGGCTGCAAGAAGGCGGGACTGTCCACTTTAGAGGCTCTTGGTTCGAGGTGAATCAAGGAGAGCTGTATCCGAAGCCGCCTGCTCGCGGCAGCGTGTTCATTTCCGGCAGCTCCCCAGAGGCGATGCGAATCGCGGCTGCCAGCGGGCACCATTATTTAACGTACGGGCATGATTATCCGGTTGTCAGCAAGCGGCTTGAAACGTTTCGTGGATATATCCCGAAGGCAAGTCTGCATCGTCCTAAGTGCGGCATAATGATCGATATTATTGCCAGGGAGACGACTGAATCGGCTTGGTCCGCAGCAGAGCGTTTTCTTGGCGGAGCGAGCGCTTTAGAGAAGCGCACGAACCGGCTGTTCCGCAATAATTGCGATGCTGCAGGGATTCAGAGCTACAAAGCGCATTATGCAGACCCGATGGCGAAAGTATCCGAGCACTTATGGGCAGGACTCGTGCAGCTGAATACATCAAACGGCTTTTCCATCGTCGGGTCGTACGAGGAGGTGCGGCAGTCGATTCGGAAGTTCCAGCAGCTAGGCGTAGACTATTTTATTCTGAGCGGGCTCGCAGGGCCCGATGAACAATTGCGCATAGGCGAGTACATTCTTCCCTATGTGAGAGGAAATGGGGAACCCAAAGGACTCTCGCCGGCGGTAAAGGAGGCCAC
- a CDS encoding phosphopantetheine-binding protein has protein sequence MLDNKEHIVNILAKLLNLEPELLVALGEDADLTEQYLSSVLVVELVVELEQYFDLMIDDEDLLTENVSTMRKIGELISKYKQMQPSKE, from the coding sequence ATGCTGGACAATAAGGAACATATCGTGAATATTTTGGCGAAGCTGCTAAACCTAGAGCCGGAGCTGCTGGTGGCGCTTGGAGAGGATGCGGATTTAACGGAGCAGTATTTAAGCTCTGTTCTCGTGGTCGAGCTTGTGGTAGAGCTGGAGCAATATTTTGACCTGATGATCGATGATGAAGATTTATTGACGGAAAATGTCTCCACGATGCGAAAAATCGGGGAGCTGATCTCAAAATATAAGCAGATGCAGCCTTCGAAGGAGTGA
- a CDS encoding nucleotide sugar dehydrogenase, with protein MIAVIGLGFVGLTTGLGLAHRLGCTLFAYDCDSNKRELYQAGRIPFHEPELQEHLGRYLGNRFIVCDTLEEALRRAEYIFYCVGTPALADGGTDLNALLDGIKASHEVLSDGQFRVLAIKSTVPPGTTSRVIAPLLEQFGLLPGEHVGLAANPEFLREGSAWRDVMEPDRIVIGEAEPIGGRKLAELYALGFDAPIRRVSATAAEFVKYMSNSLLATLISFANEMAMIAERTGDIDIPQAFDLLHEDKRWHGTPAKMTDYVYPGCGYGGYCLPKDIASMIHHASAIGEYAGLLKAAVDVNEKAQKRMAEQIAAAAGNDKNRKIGILGLSFKPGSDDVRGAVSFGILRLLLGMGYLNIAAYDPIAMNAFDLAFGLPISYAQTMEELVSGSEVIAIMTSWEEFKEKRHLLSGKLVIDGRYTEAQSGVIVHAGQ; from the coding sequence ATGATCGCGGTAATTGGACTAGGCTTCGTCGGTCTGACGACCGGGCTTGGACTTGCCCATCGTCTCGGCTGTACGCTATTCGCCTACGATTGCGATTCGAACAAAAGGGAGCTGTACCAAGCCGGAAGGATCCCGTTTCACGAGCCGGAGCTGCAGGAGCATCTTGGCCGCTATTTGGGCAATCGATTCATAGTTTGCGATACGCTCGAAGAAGCATTGCGCCGGGCGGAATATATTTTTTACTGCGTTGGCACTCCCGCTCTTGCCGATGGCGGCACGGACCTGAATGCTCTGCTGGATGGGATCAAGGCAAGCCACGAGGTGTTATCGGACGGACAGTTTCGCGTGCTGGCCATCAAGTCCACAGTTCCGCCGGGTACGACCTCCCGCGTAATTGCTCCTCTGCTCGAGCAGTTCGGATTACTTCCTGGGGAGCATGTCGGCCTAGCAGCAAACCCGGAGTTTCTAAGAGAAGGCTCGGCGTGGCGCGATGTGATGGAGCCGGACCGGATCGTTATCGGGGAAGCTGAGCCAATCGGCGGACGGAAGCTTGCGGAGCTGTATGCTTTGGGCTTTGATGCTCCCATCCGCCGCGTATCGGCCACAGCCGCCGAATTTGTTAAATACATGTCCAATTCGCTGCTTGCTACGCTGATCAGCTTCGCGAATGAGATGGCGATGATTGCGGAGCGGACTGGCGACATCGATATTCCTCAGGCGTTCGATTTGCTTCACGAGGACAAGCGCTGGCACGGCACGCCAGCCAAAATGACCGATTATGTGTATCCGGGCTGCGGCTATGGCGGTTATTGCTTGCCGAAGGACATCGCTTCAATGATTCATCATGCTTCAGCTATTGGCGAATATGCTGGTCTGCTGAAGGCTGCGGTTGACGTGAACGAAAAGGCACAAAAGCGAATGGCGGAGCAGATTGCCGCTGCTGCCGGAAACGATAAGAATCGAAAGATTGGCATTCTGGGTCTTTCATTCAAGCCGGGAAGTGACGATGTACGCGGCGCTGTTTCCTTCGGAATCCTTCGCCTATTGCTTGGGATGGGGTATTTGAACATCGCTGCTTATGACCCGATAGCGATGAATGCATTTGATTTGGCTTTTGGACTGCCCATTTCTTATGCGCAAACGATGGAGGAGCTGGTTTCGGGGAGCGAAGTTATCGCGATCATGACTAGCTGGGAGGAATTTAAAGAGAAAAGGCATCTGCTCTCGGGCAAGCTCGTCATCGACGGCAGATATACGGAAGCGCAAAGCGGGGTGATTGTTCATGCTGGACAATAA
- a CDS encoding NAD-dependent epimerase/dehydratase family protein — protein sequence MDAMNNPIMQEDMAYIQDKMVNPACFAGMRILITGCGGFIGFYLTHLFVHLKRQGYAYDKLLLLDTFRSGIPEWLSSLVAEHQDIEVHTFDIARDSLELVQGAECADYVIHMASIASPTFYRQFPVETIEANVMGLQRLFDFYKRRPLKGFLFFSSSEIYGDPDPNFIPTPESYWGHVPSIGPRACYDESKRMGETLCYVYHHTFGMPVRIVRPFNNFGPGMSLMDRRVPADFALAVLRDEPIVIHSDGKPTRTFCYISDAIDGYLRVLLHGEFDCFNIGMDGGELSVEQLAGIYREAAAELQGYTGDIHFAASPEKDYLLHNPSRRCPDLSKARSMLGYLPEIEVSEGVRRYLRFLQKELISV from the coding sequence ATGGATGCGATGAATAACCCGATCATGCAGGAAGATATGGCGTATATTCAGGATAAAATGGTCAATCCTGCCTGCTTCGCCGGCATGAGGATTCTCATTACCGGCTGCGGCGGCTTTATCGGCTTTTATCTGACTCACTTGTTCGTTCATCTGAAGCGGCAGGGCTATGCCTATGACAAGCTGCTGCTGCTCGATACATTCCGTTCCGGCATCCCGGAGTGGCTTTCCTCCCTAGTGGCGGAGCATCAGGATATCGAGGTGCACACGTTCGATATTGCCAGAGACAGCCTTGAGCTTGTACAGGGTGCCGAGTGTGCGGATTACGTCATTCATATGGCTTCCATCGCCTCGCCCACCTTTTATCGGCAGTTTCCAGTGGAAACGATCGAAGCGAATGTCATGGGGCTGCAGCGGCTGTTCGATTTCTATAAGCGTCGCCCGCTGAAGGGCTTTCTGTTCTTTTCCAGCAGTGAAATATATGGCGATCCGGACCCGAATTTCATACCGACCCCTGAGTCCTACTGGGGACATGTGCCGAGCATTGGCCCGCGCGCATGCTACGACGAGTCGAAACGAATGGGCGAGACGTTATGCTACGTCTATCATCACACATTCGGCATGCCGGTCCGCATTGTGCGGCCGTTCAACAATTTCGGCCCGGGCATGTCGCTTATGGACCGTAGGGTGCCTGCCGACTTTGCGCTTGCTGTGCTCCGGGATGAACCGATTGTGATCCATTCGGACGGCAAGCCGACCCGGACGTTCTGCTACATTTCCGACGCGATTGACGGCTACCTCCGCGTCCTGCTGCATGGCGAATTCGACTGCTTTAATATCGGCATGGACGGCGGCGAGCTGTCCGTTGAGCAGTTGGCTGGCATATACCGTGAGGCTGCTGCCGAGCTGCAAGGCTACACGGGCGATATCCACTTTGCTGCATCCCCGGAGAAGGATTACCTGCTGCATAACCCGTCCAGGCGCTGTCCAGATTTGTCCAAAGCCCGAAGTATGCTCGGTTACCTGCCCGAGATTGAAGTGTCCGAAGGGGTCAGACGCTACTTAAGGTTTCTGCAGAAGGAGCTGATCTCCGTATGA
- the rfbF gene encoding glucose-1-phosphate cytidylyltransferase — MEKTKVVLLSGGFGTRLGEETVLRPKPMVEIGGMPILCHIMNIYDACGFNEFIIALGYKKEMIKQYFLNYMYLQNDFSIHMSQASVDIVRHRQPDWTVHLLDTGLSTMTGGRLHRLRDQLCNDTFMTTYGDGVGDIDVKSLLDYHKSHGKLATVTLVKPRARFGTVDLIGDQVVCFKEKADTGGWINGGFFVFEPGVLDYIGHDTDVLESDVLPRLAEEGQLMAYRHDGFWDCMDTMRDKQYLESLWASGEAPWKRWHDNEGRG, encoded by the coding sequence ATGGAGAAAACAAAGGTCGTCTTATTGTCCGGCGGCTTCGGTACCCGTCTGGGTGAAGAAACGGTGCTGCGGCCGAAGCCGATGGTAGAGATCGGAGGCATGCCGATTTTATGCCATATTATGAACATTTACGATGCTTGCGGCTTCAATGAGTTTATTATCGCTTTAGGCTATAAGAAGGAAATGATCAAGCAATATTTTCTCAATTATATGTATTTGCAAAACGATTTCTCCATCCATATGAGCCAAGCGAGCGTCGATATCGTCAGGCACAGGCAGCCGGATTGGACGGTGCATCTGCTCGATACAGGGCTGAGCACTATGACGGGCGGGCGACTGCACAGGCTTCGGGATCAGCTTTGCAATGATACCTTCATGACAACCTATGGGGATGGAGTGGGCGATATCGACGTCAAGAGCTTGCTCGATTACCATAAATCCCATGGCAAATTGGCCACGGTTACGCTCGTCAAGCCCCGCGCCCGATTTGGCACCGTGGATCTAATAGGCGACCAGGTCGTCTGTTTCAAAGAGAAGGCCGATACCGGTGGGTGGATTAACGGCGGCTTTTTTGTTTTTGAGCCAGGCGTGCTTGATTATATTGGTCACGATACGGATGTGCTTGAGAGCGATGTCCTTCCCCGGCTCGCCGAGGAAGGGCAACTTATGGCTTACAGACACGATGGGTTCTGGGACTGCATGGACACGATGCGCGACAAGCAATATCTCGAGAGCCTTTGGGCTTCCGGGGAAGCCCCCTGGAAGCGCTGGCACGACAATGAAGGGAGGGGCTGA
- a CDS encoding ABC-2 family transporter protein gives MLKTLKKYALIYKVFVKNCFIAQMEYRINFLFANTIEIAYLFIKLLYVMVAFRVGVVINGYTPDMMMMFVGSFTMMTGFYCLFFYSNFMNLSNHVRNGTLDLLITKPVSLQFIATLRNVDFGFSFTNVVAGAGMIILAWSRMGIPVTFSRVVMFLLFIFLGIVLKYAIFLMPSLISFWTVQTAAVNQMSTAIWDMNHVPMHIYGRSVRHVGTFLFPVFVITNFPPLFVLDRLGWVHMVWFLFAPLLFLFLSRKLWNVAIRNYSSASS, from the coding sequence TTGTTAAAGACATTAAAAAAATACGCATTGATCTACAAGGTTTTCGTCAAAAACTGCTTTATCGCCCAGATGGAATACCGGATCAATTTTTTGTTCGCGAACACGATTGAAATCGCTTATTTATTCATCAAGCTGCTTTATGTGATGGTTGCGTTCCGCGTCGGGGTCGTCATTAACGGCTATACACCGGATATGATGATGATGTTTGTCGGGTCCTTTACGATGATGACGGGCTTTTATTGTCTTTTCTTTTATTCGAACTTTATGAATTTGAGCAATCATGTTCGAAACGGCACGCTGGATCTGCTCATCACAAAGCCGGTTTCGCTGCAGTTTATCGCTACGCTTCGCAATGTAGACTTCGGTTTTTCCTTTACAAACGTGGTGGCCGGGGCAGGGATGATTATCCTTGCCTGGTCGCGCATGGGCATTCCTGTCACATTTTCGCGGGTAGTGATGTTTTTGCTGTTCATTTTCCTCGGCATCGTGCTCAAATATGCCATCTTCCTGATGCCATCCTTGATCTCGTTCTGGACGGTACAGACGGCGGCGGTCAATCAGATGTCAACCGCCATATGGGATATGAACCATGTGCCGATGCACATATACGGCCGTTCGGTTCGGCATGTAGGCACGTTTTTGTTCCCGGTGTTTGTCATTACTAATTTTCCGCCGCTGTTTGTGCTCGACCGGCTGGGCTGGGTGCATATGGTCTGGTTCCTGTTCGCCCCGCTGCTGTTTTTATTCCTCTCGCGGAAGCTGTGGAACGTAGCCATTCGCAATTACTCCAGCGCTAGCAGTTAG
- a CDS encoding ABC-2 family transporter protein — translation MRLHSMYSKTFSLGVQNSLEYRTNFFLNLFGAVFPILIQYFYWRAVFASSGQQIVFGFSYNQMIAYSVLAVLMSKLIGTTFQYEIARDIKDGGLNKYLVKPIGYLSYRIFCFLGEKSVQMLVVLALSVIVMLLLNAWLDFPVNLSHILLFLCVVPSALMLNFFIYYSLSAVAFWFAEANGAFRTFALLANIAGGGLFPLDIYGPVTKAILLALPFNYVIYFPIRLLSGMLTGPEIAAGVMMQLVWIGVFAALSTLLWRQGLTKYIAVGG, via the coding sequence ATGAGACTGCATAGCATGTATTCGAAAACCTTCTCACTGGGCGTGCAAAATTCGCTGGAATACCGCACGAATTTTTTTCTGAATCTGTTTGGCGCGGTTTTTCCGATTTTAATTCAGTACTTCTACTGGAGAGCGGTGTTTGCCAGCTCGGGCCAACAAATCGTATTCGGATTTTCGTATAACCAGATGATTGCTTATTCCGTTCTGGCGGTCTTGATGTCCAAGCTGATCGGCACCACGTTCCAGTACGAAATTGCCCGGGACATCAAGGACGGCGGATTGAATAAGTACCTCGTCAAGCCGATAGGGTATTTATCATACCGGATATTTTGTTTTCTTGGGGAAAAAAGCGTGCAAATGCTCGTTGTACTCGCCCTTTCCGTAATCGTCATGCTGCTGCTGAATGCTTGGCTGGATTTTCCAGTCAACCTGTCCCATATTTTGCTGTTTCTATGCGTCGTGCCCAGCGCCTTAATGCTGAACTTCTTCATCTACTATAGCTTAAGTGCCGTCGCTTTCTGGTTTGCGGAAGCGAATGGCGCGTTTCGGACGTTTGCGCTGCTCGCCAATATTGCGGGCGGGGGTTTGTTTCCGTTGGATATTTACGGCCCGGTTACCAAGGCTATTCTGCTGGCGCTGCCATTTAATTATGTGATTTATTTTCCCATCCGTCTGCTCAGCGGCATGTTGACCGGCCCGGAGATTGCTGCCGGGGTAATGATGCAGCTGGTCTGGATTGGGGTGTTCGCCGCGCTCTCGACCTTGCTGTGGAGGCAGGGTCTCACGAAGTATATTGCGGTGGGAGGGTAG
- a CDS encoding ABC transporter ATP-binding protein has protein sequence MIIEVDGLSKSFTYHKKDLGLKSSIQNLFRREQQTKHAVSDISFSIEEGEVVGFLGPNGAGKTTTLKMLSGILHPTSGSAKVFGYTPWERKNEFKRQFSIVMGQKNQLWWDLPANESLFLNKCIYEVDDAEYARTLGELTELLDVKELLKVQVRRLSLGERMKMELIAALIHKPRILLLDEPTIGLDIISQRKIREFFKYYNRDKKTTIVLTSHYMNDIEELCDRSIIINHGRIVFDGGLSEVNERLGHKKIMKLVLSEPVEEWVLNQVGEVKEFKDTHVKFVFEQSEIKKMSRWVLDHLPVIDFTIEDIPIEEGIALLYQSGGEKHETA, from the coding sequence ATGATCATTGAGGTTGACGGCTTATCCAAATCCTTCACTTACCATAAGAAGGATTTGGGACTTAAAAGTTCGATCCAAAATTTGTTCCGCCGCGAGCAGCAAACCAAACATGCGGTGTCGGATATTTCCTTTAGCATCGAGGAGGGAGAGGTCGTCGGGTTCCTCGGGCCCAATGGTGCCGGCAAGACGACGACGCTCAAGATGCTATCAGGCATATTGCATCCGACGAGCGGCAGCGCCAAAGTGTTCGGCTACACGCCATGGGAGCGGAAAAACGAATTTAAACGGCAATTTTCCATCGTCATGGGACAGAAAAACCAGCTATGGTGGGACCTGCCTGCGAATGAGTCGCTGTTTCTGAACAAATGCATCTACGAGGTAGACGATGCGGAGTATGCGCGGACGCTGGGAGAGCTGACCGAGCTTCTTGACGTGAAGGAACTGCTTAAAGTGCAGGTGCGCAGATTATCACTAGGCGAACGGATGAAGATGGAGCTGATTGCCGCCCTCATTCATAAGCCGAGAATCCTCCTCTTAGATGAGCCGACCATCGGTCTCGATATTATTTCGCAGCGCAAAATAAGGGAGTTTTTCAAATATTACAATCGCGACAAAAAAACGACCATCGTCCTGACCAGCCATTACATGAACGATATTGAGGAACTGTGCGATCGCTCCATTATTATCAACCACGGAAGGATCGTATTTGACGGAGGGCTGAGTGAGGTCAATGAAAGGCTTGGGCATAAAAAAATAATGAAGCTGGTGCTTTCCGAGCCCGTTGAAGAATGGGTGCTGAATCAGGTTGGAGAAGTCAAGGAATTCAAGGATACGCATGTGAAGTTCGTGTTCGAGCAGTCGGAAATTAAAAAAATGTCGCGCTGGGTGCTTGACCACCTGCCCGTAATTGATTTTACCATCGAAGATATCCCGATTGAGGAGGGCATCGCCCTGCTGTACCAAAGTGGCGGTGAGAAGCATGAGACTGCATAG
- a CDS encoding Gfo/Idh/MocA family oxidoreductase, whose amino-acid sequence MRTLALGIIGCASIVRRAVFQPMPFVEGIRVVGIANRTRSRAEALAVEFGIPRVFEQLEDVLASPDVDAVYIALSNDLHAEWVLRAVEAGKHVLVEKPIAMNAAECAKLAERLAGQSAVVLEGLMLQHHPWQSALRELIQGQRYGKLLQMRTEMHIPMRDLPLTSYRCDPGRGGGVFADLGCYWLQTLQQLPGFEAAKPMKLTAESAFDGPRGCDWTFGASLNYESGVAAELSASFERPYRTRHVLRLEHADLVVNDFFRANVGRYKITIKIEEREPGRPLGRISFDPQHYYENQLEYFRDSVLTGTSIGSRELLRESLERVRLQERIHAAAVNRKRHVEERMK is encoded by the coding sequence GTGAGAACTTTAGCTCTAGGCATTATCGGCTGCGCGTCCATCGTTCGCAGGGCGGTATTCCAGCCGATGCCTTTCGTCGAAGGCATTAGGGTGGTGGGCATTGCCAACCGAACCAGGTCGCGAGCGGAGGCGCTAGCTGTGGAATTCGGCATACCGCGTGTATTTGAGCAGCTTGAGGACGTGTTGGCAAGCCCGGATGTAGACGCCGTGTATATCGCGCTGAGTAATGATCTTCATGCCGAATGGGTACTGCGCGCGGTCGAGGCGGGCAAGCACGTGCTCGTGGAGAAGCCGATCGCGATGAATGCGGCGGAGTGCGCAAAGCTTGCGGAGCGGCTTGCCGGCCAATCGGCGGTCGTGCTGGAGGGGCTGATGCTCCAGCATCACCCATGGCAAAGCGCCCTCCGGGAGCTGATTCAGGGGCAGCGTTATGGCAAGCTGCTGCAGATGCGCACGGAAATGCATATACCGATGCGTGATCTGCCGTTGACGAGCTACCGCTGCGATCCGGGCCGAGGAGGCGGCGTCTTCGCCGACCTTGGCTGCTACTGGCTGCAAACGCTGCAGCAGCTGCCTGGCTTTGAGGCAGCCAAGCCCATGAAGCTGACGGCGGAATCAGCGTTTGACGGTCCGCGCGGCTGCGACTGGACGTTCGGCGCATCGCTCAACTATGAAAGCGGGGTCGCTGCGGAACTGTCGGCTTCCTTCGAACGCCCTTACCGCACGCGGCATGTGTTGAGGCTGGAGCATGCCGATCTGGTAGTAAACGATTTTTTTCGCGCCAACGTCGGGAGATATAAAATCACGATTAAGATCGAGGAGCGAGAACCGGGCCGCCCGCTCGGCCGAATAAGCTTTGATCCGCAGCATTATTACGAAAATCAGCTGGAGTATTTCCGCGATAGCGTCTTGACAGGGACTAGCATAGGCAGTCGCGAGCTACTTCGTGAATCGCTGGAGCGGGTCAGGCTCCAGGAGCGGATTCATGCGGCGGCTGTAAACCGCAAGCGCCATGTCGAGGAACGCATGAAGTAA
- a CDS encoding radical SAM protein, whose amino-acid sequence MQPKTNIRMDEKSFEILKRTIRNAAIPMRQKRENPKYKTELPEVVAIKLTNRCNLRCKHCYQWNEDGYHHQMEKAEQNLDIDVAIVKRLFEDTRQAKSRLYLWGGEPMFHRQFGDILTMLEEDPREVTICSNGLLFDQYMEQMLRISEQLELLIAVEGFEKDHDLIRGKGSYSKVMKGIDQLLALRSEGRFHGRISVHCVINNANIYYLYDLMESFEQRGIDLVLLTFPWYIAQDTSLAMDDYFREQFDWLRHIEEGEKSSWHAFKYRIEPHHLPSLLEQLRKMNERVWHTRLRYQPGLEFDEIERFVTGEVMTSRCATDCLALATRIDVTPTGNISACKFFSEFTVGNLKEKSLEEIWNSEEYDRLRETINNGLTPACSKCNVLYLHGVSALKHI is encoded by the coding sequence GTGCAGCCTAAAACAAATATCCGAATGGATGAGAAGTCGTTCGAGATCCTGAAGCGAACGATCCGAAACGCAGCAATCCCGATGAGGCAGAAGCGGGAAAACCCGAAGTACAAGACGGAGCTTCCCGAGGTTGTTGCCATTAAGCTGACCAACCGCTGCAATTTGCGCTGCAAGCATTGCTACCAATGGAACGAGGATGGCTACCATCATCAGATGGAAAAGGCTGAGCAAAATTTGGATATCGACGTGGCCATTGTGAAGCGGTTGTTCGAGGATACGAGGCAGGCGAAATCCCGCTTGTATTTGTGGGGCGGCGAGCCGATGTTCCACCGGCAGTTCGGCGACATTTTGACGATGCTGGAGGAGGATCCTCGAGAGGTCACGATTTGCTCGAACGGCCTGCTCTTCGATCAATATATGGAGCAAATGCTGCGCATTTCTGAACAGCTGGAGCTGCTTATCGCCGTGGAAGGGTTTGAGAAGGATCACGATCTCATCCGGGGAAAGGGCTCTTACAGCAAGGTGATGAAAGGCATCGACCAGCTGCTGGCGCTTCGATCGGAGGGCCGGTTCCATGGACGGATTTCGGTCCATTGCGTCATTAATAACGCAAACATCTATTATTTATACGACTTGATGGAGAGCTTCGAGCAGCGGGGAATTGATCTCGTGCTGCTGACGTTCCCCTGGTACATTGCTCAGGATACGTCGCTTGCGATGGACGATTATTTTCGCGAGCAGTTTGACTGGCTGCGCCATATTGAAGAGGGAGAGAAGAGCAGCTGGCACGCCTTCAAATACCGGATCGAGCCGCATCATCTCCCCTCCCTGCTGGAGCAGCTTCGCAAAATGAACGAGCGTGTCTGGCACACCCGCCTGCGCTACCAGCCGGGGCTCGAATTTGACGAAATTGAGCGATTCGTCACAGGCGAGGTCATGACCAGCCGCTGTGCGACCGATTGTCTGGCGCTGGCTACACGCATTGATGTAACGCCGACGGGAAACATTTCGGCCTGCAAATTTTTCTCCGAGTTCACGGTAGGCAATTTAAAAGAAAAAAGCCTTGAGGAAATATGGAACTCTGAGGAATACGATCGGCTTCGGGAAACCATCAACAACGGCTTGACCCCGGCATGCTCCAAGTGCAATGTGCTTTATCTGCATGGCGTCTCGGCGCTAAAGCACATATAG
- a CDS encoding SPASM domain-containing protein, which produces MMAIRTESAPAAAQALDLHSPKWIFLQLIESCNLRCKMCFEWGENGSYKEKPELKKLDIGVVKQIIEDCKDTRPYYELYGGEPLLYPWIDEVLELIHRTGSKAHFPTNGTLLERHAEMIMAFPPERIWVSLDGPEEINDAQRGAGVFRKAMKGIRKLYELREARGSEYPKIGISTTVTPTNYRHLERFYFESVDLAMLDCISVELQQYVTRERYDHYAGVLREHFDIAAAPIARGFIADPAQFAEVDAAELCRQLKRIERHCAEHGMYFNAYPKVISEENIRHYFNAEWSKVTNMKKRCVFPWISTEVSARGEVTSCHNFYDLSLGNVNELSLKEIWNGTKYKQYRDYLRKQLFSICPGCCLYYNEKPR; this is translated from the coding sequence ATGATGGCGATTAGAACGGAGTCCGCGCCTGCCGCGGCTCAAGCGTTAGACCTGCACAGTCCCAAGTGGATTTTTCTGCAGCTGATCGAATCGTGCAATTTGCGCTGCAAAATGTGCTTCGAGTGGGGGGAGAACGGCTCTTACAAGGAGAAGCCGGAGCTGAAAAAGCTCGATATCGGCGTGGTGAAACAGATTATTGAGGATTGCAAGGATACACGTCCCTATTATGAGCTTTACGGGGGAGAGCCGCTGCTTTACCCATGGATCGACGAAGTATTGGAGCTCATTCATAGAACGGGGAGCAAAGCCCATTTTCCTACCAACGGCACTTTGCTGGAGCGGCATGCGGAGATGATTATGGCCTTTCCGCCAGAGCGCATTTGGGTGTCGCTTGATGGTCCCGAGGAAATTAATGACGCACAGCGGGGTGCAGGAGTCTTCCGCAAAGCCATGAAAGGCATCCGCAAGCTCTATGAGCTTCGGGAAGCAAGGGGCAGCGAGTACCCGAAAATTGGCATTAGTACGACCGTCACGCCGACAAATTACAGGCATTTGGAGCGGTTTTACTTTGAAAGCGTGGACCTTGCGATGCTGGATTGTATTAGCGTCGAGCTGCAGCAGTATGTCACACGGGAGCGCTACGATCACTACGCAGGCGTGCTGCGGGAGCATTTTGATATTGCTGCCGCGCCGATTGCCAGAGGCTTCATTGCTGATCCTGCGCAGTTCGCGGAAGTCGATGCAGCGGAGCTATGCCGGCAGTTGAAGCGGATCGAGCGCCACTGTGCGGAGCACGGCATGTACTTTAATGCATATCCGAAGGTAATCAGCGAGGAAAATATCCGCCATTATTTTAATGCGGAATGGTCCAAGGTTACCAATATGAAGAAGCGCTGCGTTTTTCCATGGATCAGCACGGAGGTGAGTGCTAGAGGCGAGGTAACCTCCTGCCACAATTTCTACGATCTATCGCTCGGGAACGTCAATGAGCTCAGCTTAAAGGAGATCTGGAACGGCACGAAATACAAGCAGTACAGGGATTACTTGCGCAAGCAGCTGTTCTCCATTTGTCCGGGCTGCTGCTTGTATTATAACGAGAAGCCGCGCTGA